Within the Nitrosococcus wardiae genome, the region ATGCCAAGGGAAGCCCCCACAATTACCCCCTCTGCTAAAGGGGTATCCATCACTCGTTCTTCACCAAAGGCATCAATGAGACCATCAGTAACCCGAAATACCCCACCGTCTACGCCCACATCTTCGCCTAGCACCATCACCCGGTCATCCTTTTCCATTTCTTGCCTAAGAGCAAGGTTCAGCGCTTCTACCATAGTGAGTTCAGGCATGATCTGCCTCCTCTTGCGCCTCTATAAACTGGCTGAAGAATTCTTTTTGTTCCTGAAGATAAGGGGGCAATTGGGCATAGATATACTCAAACATATCGAGAGGGTTACCCAGCTTTTCCATTTGCTGCTGGGCTTCTGACCACTCTGCATCCAGTTGTTCTTTTATTTCCTTCTCTAGATCATCGATATCTTTTTCTGAGAGGTGTCCCGCTTCTTGCAAAAATTTTTGAAATCGCGGCAAGGGATCCCGCTTTTCCCAAATTTTGACCTCCTCTTCTTGACGATACTTGGTAGGGTCATCCACGGTGGTATGCATGGTAAGGCGGTAGGTGATACACTCAATCAAAGTAGGCCCCCCACCAGAACGGGCACGATCAACCGCTTCTTGTGTTGCTGCATAAACGGCCAGGACATCGTTACCATCCACTTGAATCCCCGGTATCCCATAGGCCAAAGCTTTTTGTGCCAAGGTCTTGGACTTGGTTTGCTTCTCACGGGGAACGGAGATGGCCCAATGATTGTTCTGGCATACAAAAACCGCGGGGACCCCAAACACAGCGGCAAAATTTAATGCTTCATGAAAATCGCCTTCGGAAGTTGCTCCATCGCCAAAGAAGGTCAACACGACCTCTTGTTTCTTCCGGTATTTAATCCCATAAGCAACTCCCACCGCATGGGGAAGCTGGGAGGCTACCGGAACTGCATTGGGAAAATCTCGCTGCTGCTCTGGAATCTTTCCACCTTCATTGTAGCCTGCATTAAAAATGATTAGGGCTGAAGGGGGCGTCCCTCGCCAGAGGATAGCGGCAATTTCGCGGAAAGCGGGAAGCATCCAATCTTCAGCTTTTAAATTGGCAACAGCGCCAATTTGCGCTGCCTCCTGACCCTTGACGGGCGCAAAGGTTCCAATATGTCCTTGCCGTTGCAGCAACAACAAGCGCTCATCAAAGCGGCGAGCAAGCAACATCCCTCGGTGGAACCGAAGTAATTGCTTTTTGGAGAGCTCTGGCATTAAATCCTGATCGAGACTGCCATTCTCATCAAGTATGGAAAGGTGCTCAATAGAATGTTCTAACTCGATTTCTTTTCTTGGCATATCGGCATCCTGTTCTTTGCCCTTTGTTTACACCAATCGCTAATTGCAGCAACTGGGTGGGACGTTTATTCTTGCCACTGCTATAAATCTATAGCAAAGCCTTGTACCAAGTGCCAGGTCAGAATGACTTAATTTCTGTCAGGGACACCTCCTGTCTGCAATAATTTTTCTTTGAATATGTAGAACCTAGACCTGATGATCCTGGCAACAGATGCCGACTCCTGTCTTCTACACCGGGCGAGGAGAGCCTGTTATCCTTTCAAATGCTGATGATTCCTGTGCAAAAACTTACCGAGCCTGTAACGCAATCATCCAACGATCCGGGGCCTGCTCTTGCACACTCACCTCAAGAGGCATAAATTGTTGCAAAACCTCAATATTA harbors:
- the pdhA gene encoding pyruvate dehydrogenase (acetyl-transferring) E1 component subunit alpha; its protein translation is MPRKEIELEHSIEHLSILDENGSLDQDLMPELSKKQLLRFHRGMLLARRFDERLLLLQRQGHIGTFAPVKGQEAAQIGAVANLKAEDWMLPAFREIAAILWRGTPPSALIIFNAGYNEGGKIPEQQRDFPNAVPVASQLPHAVGVAYGIKYRKKQEVVLTFFGDGATSEGDFHEALNFAAVFGVPAVFVCQNNHWAISVPREKQTKSKTLAQKALAYGIPGIQVDGNDVLAVYAATQEAVDRARSGGGPTLIECITYRLTMHTTVDDPTKYRQEEEVKIWEKRDPLPRFQKFLQEAGHLSEKDIDDLEKEIKEQLDAEWSEAQQQMEKLGNPLDMFEYIYAQLPPYLQEQKEFFSQFIEAQEEADHA